One genomic region from Oceanicoccus sp. KOV_DT_Chl encodes:
- a CDS encoding ATP-binding cassette domain-containing protein, producing the protein MPATTATANTKPIADWQQVQIGYGEHTVLEALDFQWLPGQRIALLGKSGAGKSSFLKQLYQQLSSQPAAQKIGWIPQQLGLVDKLSSFHNVYIGQLDQHSVVRNLLNLLWPQRQPKKVIADLLERFELDHTLFTPVAQLSGGQQQRIAIARALYAGPDIILADEPVANLDGPMANTVINQLIQHSHSSIIALHDTELALAFATRIIGIKDGHIVLDQATDTLSAAQLDQLYEG; encoded by the coding sequence GCAACAAGTACAGATCGGCTATGGCGAGCACACGGTTTTAGAGGCACTGGATTTTCAATGGCTACCAGGCCAGCGCATTGCTTTGCTGGGTAAAAGTGGTGCCGGCAAATCCAGTTTTTTAAAACAGCTTTATCAACAGCTCAGCAGTCAGCCTGCAGCGCAGAAGATTGGCTGGATTCCACAACAATTAGGCTTGGTCGATAAACTGTCGAGTTTCCATAATGTTTATATCGGCCAACTCGATCAACACTCAGTAGTTCGCAACTTACTTAATTTGTTATGGCCACAGCGCCAACCAAAAAAAGTCATTGCGGATTTATTAGAGCGATTCGAATTAGATCACACGCTGTTTACTCCGGTGGCACAATTGTCAGGTGGCCAACAACAACGCATTGCCATCGCCCGCGCGCTTTACGCCGGTCCGGATATTATTCTGGCCGACGAGCCGGTTGCCAATCTCGATGGACCAATGGCCAACACTGTCATCAACCAGCTAATACAACATAGCCACAGCAGTATTATCGCGCTGCACGATACCGAACTCGCACTGGCGTTTGCAACGCGCATCATTGGCATTAAAGATGGCCATATAGTTCTCGACCAAGCCACTGACACTCTCAGCGCAGCACAGCTGGATCAACTCTATGAGGGTTAG